One segment of Primulina tabacum isolate GXHZ01 chromosome 6, ASM2559414v2, whole genome shotgun sequence DNA contains the following:
- the LOC142548794 gene encoding ribulose bisphosphate carboxylase/oxygenase activase, chloroplastic-like, which translates to MAAALSTAGAVNHLPLNLHGSGAGAAVPSSSFLGTSLKKVNSSLIVKNPSSNLKIVAAEGAKKADRWAGLGNDISDDQQDITRGKGMTDSLFQAPDGMGTHDAIMSSYEYISTGQKTYNLDNTMDGFYIAPAFMDKLVVHISKNFMSLPNIKIPLILGVWGGKGQGKSFQCELVFAKMGINPIMMSAGELESGNAGEPAKLIRQRYREAADIIRKGKMCCLFINDLDAGAGRMGGTTQYTVNNQMVNATLMNIADNPTNVQLPGMYNKEENPRVPIIVTGNDFSTLYAPLIRDGRMEKFYWAPTREDRIGVCIGIFRTDNVPQEAVVKLVDTFPGQSIDFFGALRARVYDDKVREWISGVGVDSIGKKLVNSREGPPKFEQPKMTLEKLLEYGYMLVQEQDNVKRVQLADKYLKDAALGDANKDSIERGTFYGKAAQQVGVPVPEGCTDPGASNFDPTARSDNGSCLYTE; encoded by the exons CTGAACTTGCATGGATCCGGTGCTGGAGCTGCGGTCCCAAGCTCTTCCTTCTTAGGCACCAGCTTGAAGAAGGTGAATTCCTCGTTGATAGTGAAGAACCCATCTTCAAATTTAAAGATTGTTGCTGCAGAAGGGGCCAAAAAAGCCGATAGATGGGCTGGTCTAGGCAACGATATATCCGACGATCAACAGGATATTACCAGAGGAAAGGGTATGACTGATTCCCTATTCCAAGCACCCGACGGTATGGGAACGCACGACGCCATCATGAGCTCGTACGAGTACATCAGCACTGGTCAAAAAAC ATATAACTTGGACAACACAATGGATGGATTTTACATCGCTCCTGCATTCATGGACAAGCTTGTTGTTCACATTTCCAAGAATTTCATGAGCTTGCCTAACATCAAG ATTCCTCTTATTTTGGGTGTTTGGGGAGGCAAGGGTCAGGGTAAATCGTTCCAGTGCGAGCTTGTCTTCGCCAAGATGGGAATCAA CCCCATCATGATGAGCGCCGGAGAACTGGAGAGCGGGAACGCCGGAGAACCAGCGAAGCTGATCCGACAGAGGTATCGTGAAGCAGCAGACATCATCAGGAAAGGCAAAATGTGCTGCCTATTCATCAACGATCTTGATGCGGGTGCGGGCCGTATGGGTGGAACCACACAGTATACAGTCAACAACCAAATGGTGAATGCCACCCTCATGAACATAGCTGACAACCCCACAAATGTGCAGCTCCCTGGTATGTACAACAAAGAGGAGAATCCGCGAGTCCCCATCATCGTTACGGGCAACGACTTCTCAACCTTGTACGCCCCTCTTATCCGTGATGGCCGTATGGAGAAGTTCTACTGGGCTCCTACTCGTGAGGATCGTATTGGCGTCTGCATCGGTATTTTCCGAACTGATAATGTCCCACAAGAAGCTGTTGTCAAACTCGTCGACACCTTCCCTGGACAATCCATCG ATTTCTTCGGTGCTCTGAGAGCAAGAGTATACGATGACAAAGTTAGGGAATGGATAAGCGGAGTGGGAGTAGATAGCATCGGTAAGAAGCTTGTGAACTCGAGGGAAGGGCCACCGAAGTTTGAGCAACCAAAGATGACGCTTGAGAAATTGCTTGAATACGGGTACATGCTGGTCCAGGAGCAGGATAATGTGAAGAGAGTGCAGTTGGCAGACAAATATCTAAAGGATGCTGCCCTGGGAGATGCTAACAAGGATTCTATCGAAAGAGGGACATTCTACG GCAAAGCAGCCCAACAAGTTGGAGTTCCAGTGCCTGAAGGTTGCACAGACCCAGGTGCATCAAACTTCGATCCGACTGCAAGAAGTGACAATGGGTCGTGCCTATACACGGAGTAA